In one Macrobrachium rosenbergii isolate ZJJX-2024 chromosome 53, ASM4041242v1, whole genome shotgun sequence genomic region, the following are encoded:
- the LOC136834042 gene encoding involucrin-like, producing MFYPKKAMGSNPGQGHPSTLELDLGHPSTLELDLGHPSTLELDLGYASTLELDLGYASTLELDLGHPSTLELDPGYASTLELDLDMLLLLEHASTLELDLGHASTLELDLGHPSSLELDLGHASTLELDLGHASTLELDLGYASTLELDLGHASTLELDLGHPSTLELDLGHPSTLELDLGHTSTLELDLGHASTLELDLGRASTLELYLRHPSTLELDLGHASTLELDLGHPSTLELHLGHASTLELDLGHASTLELDLGHPSTLELDLGHTSTLELDLGHASNLDLDLVHTSTLELDLGHASTLELDLGHASTLELDLGHASTLELDLGHASTLELDLGHASTLELDLGHASTLELDLGHASALELDLGHASTLELDLGHASL from the exons GACATCCTTCTACTCTTGAATTGGACTTAGGACATCCTTCTACTCTTGAATTGGACTTAGGACATCCTTCTACTCTTGAATTGGACTTAGGATATGCTTCTACTCTTGAATTGGACTTAGGATATGCTTCTACTCTTGAATTGGACTTAGGACATCCTTCTACTCTTGAATTGGACCCAGGATATGCTTCTACTCTTGAATTAGACTTAGACATGCTTCTACTCTTGG AACATGCTTCTACTCTTGAATTGGACTTAGGACATGCTTCTACTCTTGAATTGGACTTAGGACATCCTTCTTCTCTTGAATTGGACTTAGGACATGCTTCTACTCTTGAATTGGACTTAGGACATGCTTCTACTCTTGAATTGGACTTAGGATATGCTTCTACTCTTGAATTGGACTTAGGACATGCTTCTACTCTTGAATTGGACTTAGGACATCCTTCTACTCTTGAATTGGACTTAGGACATCCTTCTACTCTTGAATTGGACTTAGGACATACTTCTACTCTTGAATTGGACTTAGGACATGCTTCTACTCTTGAATTGGACTTAGGACGTGCTTCTACTCTTGAATTGTACTTAAGACATCCTTCTACTCTTGAATTGGACTTAGGACATGCTTCTACTCTTGAATTGGACTTAGGACATCCTTCTACTCTTGAATTGCACTTAGGACATGCTTCTACTCTTGAATTGGACTTAGGACATGCTTCTACTCTTGAATTGGACTTAGGACATCCTTCTACTCTTGAATTGGATTTAGGACATACTTCTACTCTTGAATTGGACTTAGGACATGCTTCTAATCTGGACTTGGACTTAGTACATACTTCTACTCTTGAATTGGACTTAGGACATGCTTCTACGCTTGAATTGGACTTAGGACATGCTTCTACTCTTGAATTGGACTTAGGACATGCTTCTACTCTTGAATTGGACTTAGGACATGCTTCTACTCTTGAATTGGACTTAGGACATGCTTCTACTCTTGAATTGGACTTAGGACATGCTTCTACTCTTGAATTGGACTTAGGACATGCTTCTGCTCTTGAATTGGACTTAGGACATGCTTCTACTCTTGAATTGGACTTAGGACATGCTTCTCTTTAG